Proteins encoded in a region of the Halioglobus maricola genome:
- a CDS encoding CaiB/BaiF CoA transferase family protein: MAEPAHSPAKPLAGLKVAEFTHMVMGPTAGLLLADLGAEVIKIEPLKGDNTRRLKGSGGGYFAMYNRNKSSLCLDLKSDDGLATACEIVANSDIMIENFRPGAMDKLGLGYDALSAANPGLIYLSLKGFLSGPYEHRTALDEVAQMMGGLAYMTGLPDKPMRAGSSVIDITGGMFGVIGILAALQERHTTGKGKHITSSLFETTAFMCGQHIAQQGVLGEEPPPMTVRRSAWSVYDIFSAGDGGRVFVGVVSDSLWKRFCEEFGFDAWAADSELESNNQRVAQRDTLIPGIQARFETLTKDELMASLDRAGVPFAPINKPIDLVDDPHMNAGALLDVTLNNGETIKLPALPVEFDGVKAGMHKALPKPGQGAREHLEALGIDSATVEKLVAAGVMIAD; encoded by the coding sequence ATGGCAGAACCAGCCCACTCTCCGGCCAAGCCTCTCGCCGGCTTGAAAGTCGCCGAATTCACCCATATGGTCATGGGCCCCACCGCTGGCCTGCTGCTCGCCGACCTCGGTGCCGAAGTGATCAAAATCGAGCCTCTCAAGGGCGACAACACCCGCCGCCTGAAGGGCTCAGGTGGTGGTTACTTCGCCATGTACAACCGCAACAAGTCGAGCCTCTGCCTGGACCTGAAATCCGATGATGGCCTCGCGACCGCCTGCGAGATCGTTGCCAACAGCGACATCATGATCGAGAACTTCCGCCCCGGCGCGATGGATAAACTCGGCCTTGGCTACGACGCCTTAAGCGCGGCGAATCCCGGCTTGATCTACCTCTCCCTGAAAGGTTTTTTGTCCGGGCCCTACGAGCACCGCACAGCACTGGACGAAGTGGCTCAGATGATGGGTGGCCTGGCCTATATGACGGGCCTGCCGGACAAACCCATGCGTGCAGGCAGCTCGGTGATCGACATCACCGGCGGTATGTTTGGTGTTATCGGCATCCTCGCCGCACTCCAGGAGCGCCACACCACAGGCAAGGGCAAGCACATCACCAGCTCACTATTTGAAACAACCGCCTTTATGTGCGGCCAGCACATTGCCCAGCAGGGCGTATTGGGCGAAGAACCCCCGCCCATGACCGTGCGTCGCAGTGCCTGGTCCGTGTATGACATTTTCAGTGCCGGGGACGGTGGCCGGGTCTTCGTCGGCGTGGTCTCCGACAGCCTGTGGAAACGGTTCTGCGAGGAATTCGGTTTTGATGCGTGGGCGGCCGACAGCGAACTGGAGAGCAATAATCAACGGGTGGCGCAGCGCGACACCCTGATTCCCGGCATCCAGGCCAGATTCGAAACGCTGACCAAGGATGAACTCATGGCCAGCCTCGACCGGGCCGGTGTTCCCTTCGCGCCGATCAACAAGCCCATCGACCTGGTGGACGACCCACATATGAATGCCGGGGCGCTGTTGGACGTGACCCTGAACAACGGGGAGACCATTAAATTGCCCGCGCTACCGGTGGAATTTGACGGCGTGAAGGCCGGCATGCACAAGGCCCTGCCCAAACCCGGACAGGGTGCGCGCGAGCACCTGGAGGCGCTGGGAATAGACTCAGCGACTGTCGAGAAGTTGGTCGCCGCTGGCGTAATGATCGCGGACTAG
- a CDS encoding alpha/beta fold hydrolase — protein sequence MAVIKDLLRLQTDIAVTAGEIALSRLTRKRLLRKIPRGEGQLVMLLPGYMAGDDSMNWLRDVLRDAGFDAHCWGLGQNRGFQGESGEAHVEEMTARIIEKVRKISGASGAKVALVGQSLGGLYSRETAMRYPDEIDRVITLGSPTIHPYISDDQNSFVTRIASRKAEAGFRFSITGKQGFLHWGARQPELPMVAIWSPIDAVVFSQSARIPDYIVQLSQAPAIRENLRLVCSHSGMAFNEAVVTAVADRLAEPVDQWQAFDAVKYFPRWSIELVEQAFGNRLFHEFIYADWRQEVVRPRPEIRDIEDDQPLLLKRLRRDHNDFYQLYAMIEESLADGSFDEESDYLLLADVARFMTDYLDRCHHPLEEFVFQEVLKFHPESAHSLEALEREHSKIAKHGALLLQQVENACDPGIKGRPDRLLVRWRKFCETLRSHVELEETVLFPQAMTHIPARAWTIVQRDWNLREDSAESPLSDVGVGEEFRHLFEYLSYVANRDRRPEGFGDNRVLGRYLDSVVFLSEKLDGALERRQSSSN from the coding sequence ATGGCCGTTATTAAAGATCTCCTGCGGCTGCAAACCGATATCGCTGTCACCGCGGGTGAGATAGCGCTTTCGCGGTTGACCCGTAAGCGGCTGCTGCGCAAGATCCCCCGGGGGGAGGGGCAGTTGGTCATGTTGCTGCCGGGGTATATGGCGGGTGATGACTCGATGAACTGGCTGCGCGACGTGCTGCGCGATGCCGGGTTTGATGCCCACTGCTGGGGGCTGGGCCAGAATCGAGGTTTTCAGGGTGAGTCGGGCGAGGCCCACGTGGAGGAGATGACTGCTCGCATTATCGAAAAGGTGCGCAAAATAAGTGGCGCCAGTGGTGCGAAAGTGGCGTTGGTGGGTCAGAGCCTGGGGGGGCTGTACAGTCGCGAAACAGCCATGCGCTACCCTGACGAAATCGACCGAGTGATCACCCTGGGGTCGCCGACGATCCATCCCTATATCAGCGACGACCAGAACAGTTTTGTGACCCGCATCGCGAGCCGCAAGGCCGAGGCGGGGTTCCGTTTTTCCATTACCGGTAAACAGGGTTTCCTGCACTGGGGGGCGCGACAGCCCGAGTTGCCCATGGTGGCCATCTGGAGCCCTATTGATGCTGTCGTGTTCAGCCAGTCTGCGCGTATCCCCGACTACATTGTCCAGTTGTCCCAGGCACCCGCGATTCGCGAGAATCTGCGCCTCGTATGCTCCCACTCAGGCATGGCGTTCAACGAGGCCGTTGTGACTGCGGTGGCGGACAGGTTGGCGGAGCCGGTCGATCAATGGCAGGCTTTTGACGCAGTAAAGTACTTCCCCCGCTGGAGCATTGAGCTGGTCGAGCAGGCGTTCGGCAACCGTCTGTTTCATGAGTTCATCTATGCCGACTGGCGCCAGGAAGTCGTACGACCGCGCCCGGAAATTCGCGATATCGAAGATGACCAACCGCTGTTACTCAAAAGACTCCGCCGTGATCACAATGATTTTTACCAGCTTTACGCCATGATCGAGGAGTCGCTGGCCGACGGTAGTTTTGACGAAGAATCAGATTACTTACTGCTGGCAGACGTGGCGCGTTTCATGACCGATTATCTCGACCGCTGCCATCATCCGCTGGAAGAATTTGTGTTTCAGGAGGTGCTTAAGTTCCATCCTGAATCCGCTCATAGCCTCGAGGCATTAGAGCGCGAACACAGCAAGATCGCCAAGCACGGAGCGCTGTTGCTCCAGCAGGTAGAAAACGCCTGTGATCCCGGCATCAAGGGCAGGCCAGATCGCCTGCTCGTGCGCTGGCGCAAGTTCTGCGAGACATTGCGCTCCCATGTAGAGCTGGAAGAGACTGTGCTGTTTCCTCAGGCAATGACACATATCCCGGCAAGAGCGTGGACCATTGTCCAGCGCGATTGGAACCTGCGCGAGGATAGCGCAGAGAGCCCGCTGTCAGATGTGGGTGTGGGAGAGGAGTTCAGGCACCTGTTTGAGTACCTGAGCTACGTGGCGAATCGCGATCGTCGCCCAGAGGGATTTGGTGACAACCGCGTATTAGGGCGCTATCTCGATTCGGTGGTTTTCCTGTCAGAGAAACTGGACGGCGCCCTCGAGCGCCGCCAATCCTCTTCGAACTAG
- a CDS encoding 3-isopropylmalate dehydratase large subunit has translation MDPSKPTSKEQPRIAMAATLFDKLWQEHLVETQPDGTDLIYIDRVFLHERTGSIALSSLQTDAREVFYPQQVFCCMDHIVDTYPERSDDTTMPSGRDFIVATREGAQAAGLTLFDLDDPRQGIVHVVSPEQGIVQPGATLVCPDSHTCTQGALGALAWGIGSSEAEHALVTKTLRVKKPSSMRVRFEGTLPVGVTAKDMILRLIASHGASGGSGHAVEFAGEAVAALSMEGRMTLCNMAVEFSAFTGIIAPDEKTIAYLEGRPYSPSGEFWDAACEYWAGLHSDDTAEFDSEIVIDCSTLEPQVTWGTSPQHSGDISAAVPAAETDDPVDSASRRKALDYMALQAGDAIAGQAIDCAFIGSCTNARISDLRLAAQVLAGRKVKEGIRAICVPGSMLVKAAAEAEGLDKVFRDAGFEWRASGCSMCFFAGGEHFGFQQRVVSTTNRNFESRQGPQTRTHLASPATVAASAVTGVITDPREMLAG, from the coding sequence ATGGATCCCAGCAAGCCCACTTCCAAGGAACAACCACGTATCGCAATGGCTGCAACTCTATTCGACAAGCTCTGGCAGGAACATCTGGTAGAGACCCAGCCCGATGGCACCGATCTAATCTATATTGACCGCGTATTCTTGCACGAGCGTACCGGTTCAATAGCACTTTCGAGCCTGCAGACCGATGCGCGCGAGGTGTTTTATCCCCAGCAGGTGTTTTGCTGCATGGATCATATTGTCGATACCTATCCCGAGCGCAGCGACGATACCACCATGCCCAGCGGGCGCGATTTTATCGTCGCCACCCGCGAGGGCGCCCAGGCGGCAGGCCTGACCCTGTTCGATCTGGATGACCCGCGGCAGGGGATAGTGCATGTCGTGTCGCCGGAGCAGGGCATTGTTCAGCCCGGAGCCACACTGGTCTGCCCGGATAGCCACACCTGCACTCAAGGTGCGCTCGGCGCATTGGCCTGGGGCATAGGGTCCAGTGAGGCCGAGCATGCACTGGTCACCAAGACGCTGCGAGTGAAGAAACCCAGCAGCATGCGTGTGCGCTTTGAGGGTACATTGCCGGTCGGTGTGACCGCCAAGGACATGATTTTGCGTTTAATCGCCAGCCATGGAGCCAGTGGTGGTAGTGGCCATGCCGTGGAGTTTGCTGGTGAAGCCGTGGCCGCGCTTTCCATGGAAGGGCGCATGACGCTGTGCAATATGGCAGTGGAGTTTTCTGCATTTACCGGCATCATCGCCCCGGACGAAAAAACTATCGCCTATCTCGAAGGGCGTCCCTATTCTCCCTCGGGTGAATTCTGGGACGCTGCCTGTGAATACTGGGCCGGCCTGCACAGTGACGACACGGCTGAATTTGATAGTGAAATAGTTATTGATTGCTCAACGCTTGAGCCGCAAGTGACCTGGGGAACCAGCCCTCAGCACTCGGGTGATATTTCCGCCGCAGTGCCTGCCGCTGAAACAGATGACCCGGTTGATAGCGCCAGCCGGCGCAAGGCGCTGGACTATATGGCCTTGCAAGCGGGTGATGCTATCGCCGGGCAGGCCATCGATTGTGCCTTCATTGGTTCTTGTACCAATGCACGCATCAGTGATTTACGCCTCGCGGCGCAGGTGCTTGCAGGGCGCAAGGTAAAAGAGGGTATACGCGCAATCTGCGTACCGGGCTCCATGCTGGTGAAAGCCGCCGCAGAGGCCGAGGGCCTGGACAAGGTCTTTCGCGATGCTGGTTTTGAGTGGCGCGCCTCGGGTTGTTCCATGTGCTTTTTCGCCGGTGGCGAACACTTTGGTTTCCAGCAGCGCGTGGTCAGCACAACCAATCGGAATTTCGAATCCCGCCAGGGGCCACAGACCCGCACTCATCTCGCCAGTCCCGCTACGGTAGCAGCGTCAGCGGTGACCGGGGTGATTACTGACCCGAGGGAGATGTTGGCAGGATGA
- the leuD gene encoding 3-isopropylmalate dehydratase small subunit yields MMDKFTQHRGVTAPILRGNVDTDAIIPSREMKRVSKQGLGEGMFAGWRYTEVGGREVNPDFILNQAEYAGTSILLSGPNFGCGSSREHAVWALKEYGIRAIIAPSFGAIFANNCIRNGLLPLVLNEESVAHLAAWVEQDPVANQVLVDLPAQTVFAGEGGYAFDIDAGAKRMLVEGLDAIALTQTRWEVIEAFHQQRQQRRPWLYC; encoded by the coding sequence ATGATGGACAAATTTACCCAGCACCGCGGCGTTACGGCGCCGATCCTGCGCGGCAATGTCGACACCGATGCGATTATTCCCTCGCGTGAAATGAAGCGTGTATCCAAGCAGGGTTTGGGCGAGGGTATGTTCGCTGGTTGGCGTTATACCGAAGTGGGTGGCCGAGAGGTCAATCCGGATTTCATTCTCAATCAGGCCGAGTATGCCGGAACCAGTATTCTTTTGTCAGGCCCTAACTTCGGTTGTGGCTCGTCCCGTGAACACGCTGTGTGGGCGCTGAAGGAATACGGTATTCGGGCGATTATCGCCCCGAGTTTTGGCGCTATTTTTGCAAACAACTGCATCCGCAATGGCCTCTTACCGCTGGTGCTGAATGAGGAGTCAGTGGCCCATCTCGCGGCGTGGGTGGAGCAGGATCCCGTGGCTAACCAGGTATTGGTAGATTTGCCTGCGCAAACGGTTTTCGCGGGAGAGGGCGGTTACGCTTTTGATATTGATGCCGGGGCCAAACGTATGCTGGTCGAAGGTCTGGATGCAATCGCACTCACCCAGACCCGCTGGGAAGTGATTGAGGCGTTTCATCAACAGCGACAGCAGCGCCGGCCCTGGTTGTACTGCTAG
- a CDS encoding AMP-binding protein, translating to MSDMLAGQGAETAGDFSVDWLVYHATYTGDYLAAVDLDTGREFTYREFYNRITRVAGGLNRRFKINKGDRVAVLAHNSTDFFEILFACWEIGAIFVPLNWRLAGPELAHILGHCEPSLLIVDEEFEEKLEGISTPRIVRRSGAEESDYEALIRNSTPDFDKQAIKVEDVAMLIYTSGTTGNPKGVIHNFHMVRDTIIHAAQHGEVNIRTRSLSSAPLFHVAGLNGFAMPLFHYGGTIFMMRNWDPARAMAYLEDPELGITHMLGVPIQYQMLAEQPGFASAKFPSLRVAGVGAAPVPRSLLETWQAKGVGLSQSYGMTEAFSVAFLPAFMAEKKLGSAGFRVMHTQIQIGDENGEELPANQVGEVQIRGAAVTPGYWNDPDATYKAFINGWFRSGDAGRMDISGAVYIVDRYKDMFISGGENVYPAEVENALLSHPEVARAAVIGVEDTRWGQTGLAVICLAADSDLGEEAVRDYCRERLAGYKVPGHVRFADELPMSPQGKVLKQVLQERYAL from the coding sequence ATGAGTGATATGCTGGCAGGGCAGGGTGCTGAGACAGCGGGCGACTTCTCGGTCGATTGGCTGGTTTATCACGCCACCTATACCGGTGATTATCTCGCGGCGGTCGACCTCGATACTGGCCGTGAATTTACCTACCGCGAGTTCTACAATCGCATCACCCGTGTCGCCGGCGGACTGAACCGTCGATTCAAGATCAACAAGGGCGACCGGGTTGCGGTATTGGCCCACAACTCCACAGATTTCTTCGAAATACTCTTCGCATGCTGGGAAATCGGCGCCATTTTCGTACCGCTCAACTGGCGCTTGGCCGGACCGGAACTGGCGCATATTTTGGGCCACTGCGAGCCCTCGCTGCTGATTGTCGATGAGGAGTTCGAAGAAAAACTAGAGGGCATTTCCACGCCACGTATTGTGCGTCGAAGCGGTGCTGAAGAATCTGATTACGAGGCGCTGATTCGCAACAGTACGCCGGATTTCGACAAGCAGGCAATCAAGGTGGAGGATGTAGCGATGCTGATCTACACCTCCGGAACCACCGGAAACCCCAAGGGGGTTATCCACAATTTTCATATGGTGCGCGACACCATTATTCACGCTGCCCAGCACGGCGAGGTGAACATTCGCACTCGCTCGCTCAGCTCTGCCCCTCTGTTTCACGTGGCAGGGCTCAATGGCTTTGCGATGCCCCTGTTTCACTATGGCGGCACGATTTTCATGATGCGTAATTGGGATCCCGCCCGGGCGATGGCTTATCTGGAAGACCCGGAGTTGGGGATAACTCACATGTTGGGCGTGCCCATCCAGTACCAGATGCTGGCGGAGCAGCCTGGTTTTGCCTCGGCAAAATTTCCCAGCCTGCGTGTGGCTGGTGTCGGCGCTGCGCCCGTACCCCGTTCATTGCTGGAAACCTGGCAAGCCAAAGGCGTGGGTCTCTCCCAGAGTTATGGCATGACCGAAGCCTTTTCGGTGGCGTTTCTGCCCGCGTTTATGGCCGAGAAAAAATTGGGCTCCGCAGGGTTCAGGGTCATGCATACCCAGATCCAGATCGGCGATGAGAATGGTGAAGAGCTGCCCGCCAATCAGGTGGGGGAGGTCCAGATTCGTGGAGCGGCGGTCACTCCAGGCTACTGGAATGATCCCGACGCCACGTACAAGGCATTTATTAACGGCTGGTTCCGCTCCGGCGACGCCGGCCGCATGGATATCTCCGGTGCTGTCTATATCGTGGATCGCTACAAGGACATGTTTATCTCCGGGGGTGAAAACGTGTATCCCGCAGAAGTGGAGAACGCGCTGCTCAGTCATCCTGAGGTCGCTCGCGCGGCGGTGATTGGCGTAGAGGACACGCGCTGGGGCCAGACCGGCCTCGCGGTGATATGCCTTGCCGCAGACAGTGACCTCGGTGAAGAGGCAGTGCGTGACTATTGCCGTGAGCGCCTGGCGGGTTACAAGGTGCCGGGCCATGTGCGCTTTGCCGATGAGTTGCCCATGTCCCCCCAGGGTAAAGTGCTAAAACAGGTATTACAGGAGCGCTATGCGCTGTAA
- a CDS encoding hydroxymethylglutaryl-CoA lyase, with protein sequence MTNFDIEISEVGPRDGLQSISPIMPTEAKKAWISALAAAGVPEIEVGSFVPPRVLPQLADTAELVTHAKAIEGVAVAVLVPNLRGAENALKVGPDKVTIPLSVSETHSLKNLKRTHEQVLDEVRGIRAAIDALPAAKRPKLEGGLSTAFGCTLEGVVPEDKVMEMAVKLAEAGCDEVGLSDTTGFANPKQVTTYTKRIHELLGPQMLTGVHLHNTRGQGFANVMAALEAGLTTIDASMGGIGGCPFAPGASGNIVTEDLVFLLESMGLRTGINFDKLFAARQVLAQALPEVELYGFTPEAGLPKGFSPATPQ encoded by the coding sequence ATGACTAATTTCGACATCGAGATCAGCGAGGTCGGCCCTCGTGATGGCCTCCAGAGTATTTCTCCCATCATGCCCACCGAGGCGAAGAAAGCCTGGATTTCAGCGCTTGCGGCGGCCGGTGTTCCAGAAATAGAGGTCGGCTCCTTTGTGCCGCCCAGGGTACTGCCACAACTGGCGGATACTGCAGAGCTGGTAACCCATGCGAAGGCGATAGAGGGGGTGGCGGTGGCGGTATTGGTACCCAACTTACGCGGCGCAGAGAATGCCCTGAAAGTCGGGCCGGACAAGGTAACGATTCCCCTGTCTGTCAGCGAAACTCACAGCCTGAAGAACCTCAAGCGCACTCACGAACAGGTGTTGGACGAGGTACGGGGTATTCGCGCGGCGATCGACGCGCTGCCCGCGGCGAAGCGGCCGAAGCTGGAGGGCGGTCTGTCTACGGCCTTTGGCTGTACCCTCGAGGGCGTGGTACCCGAGGACAAGGTGATGGAGATGGCGGTTAAGCTCGCCGAGGCGGGCTGTGACGAGGTGGGCCTGTCCGATACCACGGGCTTTGCCAATCCGAAGCAGGTAACGACATATACCAAACGCATTCACGAACTGCTGGGCCCGCAGATGCTCACCGGTGTGCATTTACACAACACGCGTGGGCAGGGCTTCGCCAATGTTATGGCGGCGCTCGAAGCCGGCCTCACCACCATCGATGCGAGCATGGGTGGGATCGGTGGCTGCCCCTTTGCGCCTGGGGCCAGTGGCAATATCGTTACCGAAGACCTGGTGTTCCTGCTCGAGAGCATGGGGCTACGCACGGGAATTAATTTCGACAAGCTATTCGCTGCGCGTCAGGTACTGGCTCAGGCACTGCCTGAAGTAGAGCTCTACGGCTTTACACCCGAGGCGGGCCTGCCCAAGGGCTTTAGCCCGGCCACGCCGCAATAG
- a CDS encoding wax ester/triacylglycerol synthase domain-containing protein yields MEQLNSIEHMFFDMEAGNFSLDVSSLHFYDPATAPRGKVSYQQVFNRFRAGVDAVPVLRRKLVTVPFGVDHPYWVDDAEFDLANHLEHIELEGDGDWAQLMEVVAALFARDIPRAKPLWFGAIITGISGVEGLPENGYAMFLKMHHAAIDGASGRAIQEAIHDMKPKGVRKPGEVAEWGGEEAPSRLKLLAKAYPNNLRKLILAGRAMVKAVPALVREGSANRDPAADGDSGGLLLPETVFNPKRSGGGLRIDGAMFPLADIKAMRSLAAGATLNDVVFAIIAGAMQRYMELYGDVPAQPLIAGMPMDVRGEGDENAKVMVTALMSRLYTNIDDPIERLVLTHESNKAGKDSLSIRAARPMMGVLEHTPHLALSPLIRASAWLAERSNFIPMHTLITNVPGIPVPIYLAGGRMVGLMGVVPVAGRTGLTHAVFSTPETLSITMTCDKAVMADTRDYVDCLQASYDEYLALLD; encoded by the coding sequence ATGGAGCAGCTCAACAGTATTGAACATATGTTCTTTGACATGGAGGCGGGAAACTTCAGCCTCGACGTCTCCAGCCTGCACTTTTACGACCCGGCCACGGCTCCCCGGGGCAAGGTCAGCTACCAACAGGTCTTCAATCGCTTTCGGGCCGGCGTTGACGCGGTGCCAGTGCTGCGCCGTAAATTGGTCACGGTCCCGTTTGGGGTAGATCATCCTTACTGGGTCGATGATGCGGAGTTCGATCTGGCCAATCACCTGGAGCACATTGAGCTGGAGGGTGATGGCGACTGGGCGCAATTAATGGAAGTCGTCGCCGCGCTTTTCGCGCGCGATATTCCGCGCGCCAAGCCGCTGTGGTTCGGCGCCATTATCACCGGAATTAGTGGCGTCGAGGGCCTGCCTGAGAATGGCTACGCCATGTTCCTGAAAATGCACCACGCAGCCATCGATGGCGCGTCTGGTCGCGCTATCCAGGAAGCGATTCACGATATGAAGCCCAAGGGCGTGCGCAAGCCTGGCGAAGTTGCCGAGTGGGGCGGTGAAGAAGCGCCTTCACGGCTTAAGCTACTGGCTAAGGCCTACCCGAATAATCTCCGTAAACTGATTCTGGCGGGGCGCGCGATGGTCAAGGCTGTGCCCGCACTTGTTAGAGAGGGCTCGGCCAATAGAGACCCTGCTGCCGACGGCGATTCTGGCGGCTTGTTGCTGCCCGAAACCGTGTTCAATCCCAAGCGGAGTGGCGGAGGTTTGCGAATCGATGGAGCCATGTTTCCGCTGGCGGATATCAAGGCCATGCGGAGCTTGGCAGCTGGAGCGACACTGAACGATGTGGTGTTCGCGATTATCGCCGGTGCTATGCAGCGCTATATGGAACTCTATGGCGACGTGCCGGCGCAGCCGTTGATCGCCGGTATGCCGATGGACGTGCGCGGTGAAGGTGACGAGAATGCCAAGGTCATGGTGACGGCGCTGATGTCCAGGCTTTACACCAATATCGATGATCCCATAGAGCGCCTGGTCCTGACCCACGAGAGCAATAAGGCCGGCAAGGATTCACTGTCGATTCGGGCGGCCCGACCGATGATGGGCGTGTTGGAGCACACGCCTCACCTGGCGTTGTCGCCGCTCATCCGCGCCAGTGCCTGGCTTGCCGAGCGCAGTAATTTCATTCCCATGCACACCTTGATTACTAACGTTCCCGGTATCCCTGTTCCTATTTATCTTGCCGGTGGCCGTATGGTGGGTTTGATGGGGGTGGTCCCGGTGGCCGGTCGCACGGGCCTGACTCATGCGGTGTTTTCGACTCCGGAAACCCTGTCGATAACGATGACCTGTGACAAGGCGGTCATGGCGGATACGCGCGATTATGTAGACTGTTTGCAGGCATCCTACGATGAGTATCTTGCGCTGCTGGACTAG